A window of the Phaseolus vulgaris cultivar G19833 chromosome 5, P. vulgaris v2.0, whole genome shotgun sequence genome harbors these coding sequences:
- the LOC137834177 gene encoding formin-like protein 16 has translation MAPYERELCGLFLGAKYNSARLIKEEFDVLALKKYIDSMSGKDKRKALLELAKLRGAKGTGSSSSTTEPIAVPPLSVAPAEGPKQGRKRRKLVKAFPSSAAAAAPSTEEESSGSPLIHRKRKLPAAEEGSPPPPSTQPAPKPTCLPSPCQQPSPASQPSSPPPAGQSLGPSAPPAGGASAHPGGLPLPLPTSTATAECALEKRVKELEHDKESLRSDFEAAQGFVDLMRGMVERARREYLAQVQETIKTEILMGQTVNSLDCEVVQLRAETSYLRQLNSQLVGELESTKEAAAAGEKKLEEVVGKLSEAKGQLEEAASSHAALTTEKNAAEASKQKLEAEKADLMNVGVDALTDGFELALEQI, from the exons atggccccctacgagcgcgagctatgtgggctgttcctgggggccaagtacaactctgctcGCCTCATCAAAGAAGAGTTCGATGTGTTGGCCCTGAAAAAgtacatag attcaatgtcagggaagGACAAGAGAAAagctttgctggagcttgccaaactccggggggccaaagggactggctcctcttcttccaccaccgagcCTATTGCAGTccctcctctctcggtcgcgccagctgaaggccccaagcaaggaaggaagagaaggaagctggtgaaggcctttccttcatctgctgctgctgctgctcccTCAACAGAAGAGGAgagttctggctctcctcttatacatCGCAAGAGGAAACTGCCAGCGGCTgaggaaggttcaccccctcctccctctactcaacctgccccaAAGCCCACGTGCCTTCCCTCTCCCTGCCAACAGCCGTCTCCAGCTTCTCAACCATCATCtccccccccagcaggccaatctcttggtccatctgctcctcctgctgggggcgcttctgctcATCCGGGGGGTCTCCCGCTACCACTGCCAACCTCCACTGctactgctgaatgtg ccctggagaagagggtaaaggagcttgagcatgacaaggagtcactgcgaagtgacttcgaagctgcccaagggTTCGTAGAtctgatgcggggcatggtggaaagagctaggagggagtacctagcgcaggtccaagagaccatcaagactgagatcttgatggggcaaaccGTCAACTCtctggactgcgaggtggtgcagctgcgggccgagacctcctacctacgccaactgaactctcaattagtgggggagctcgagtccaccaaggAAGCGGCCGCTGCTGGGgagaagaagcttgaggaggtggtgggcaaactgtctgaagccaagggccaattggaagaagctgcctctTCCCATGCTGCCCTCACCACCGAGAAAAATGCTGCAGAGGCCTCAAAGCAgaaactggaggcggagaaagccGATCTGATGAATGTGGGTGTTGACGCCCTTactgacggattcgagctggcactcgagcagatctga